From Alloacidobacterium dinghuense:
AGTCATCAGGGAGAATACGAGCGCAGAGTAATTTGAGATGCCCATGATGAACATATGGTGCGCCCAGACGAAGAAGCTGAAGACCGCAATGGCCACCGAGGAAAAAGCTACCGCGGTATATCCGAAGACCCGCTTGCGGCTGAAGCAGGCAACGACTTCGGAGATCACCCCCATGCCGGGCAGGATCATGACGTAGACGGCAGGATGCGAATAGAACCAGAAGAGGTGCTGGAACAGCAGTGGGTCGCCACCTTTAGTGGGATCGAAGACGCCGATGCCGATAGCACGCTCCATCACAAGAAGCACCAGCGAGATGGCGATGACCGGAGTGGCCAGGACAAAAATGATGGAGGTCGCGTAGTACGACCAGATAAACAGCGGCATCCGGAACCAGGTCATGCCCGGGGCGCGCAGCCGGTGAATGGTGACGATGAAGTTCAAGCCAGTGAGAATGGACGAAAAGCCGGCAACGAAAATACCCAGGGCCGCACCGACGACATTCGTGTTTACATAGTGCGTACTGAGAGGCGTGGTGAAGGTCCAGCCTGTATCCATGCCACCGCAGATGATGGCGTACAGCTCGAAGCAGCCGCCGGTCACGAAGAGATACCAGCTCAGCAAATTGAGCCTGGGGAAGGCCACGTCCTTGGCGCCGATCATCAGCGGAATGCAGAAGTTTCCGAGCACCGCCGGAGCGATCGGCACCAGGAAGAAGAACACCATGATGATGCCGTGAATAGAAAATAGCTTGTTGTACGTGTCGGCTGCAACCAGCTCGCCGCCGGGAGTCAACAGGTTAAGCCGAATCAGGGCGGCTGCGGTGCCGCCGATGGTGAAAAAGAAAACGGTGGTAAACAGATAGAGAATAGCGATGCGCTTATGGTCAAGCGTAAGCAGCCAGCTCTTCAGGCCGTATTCGTTATTCAGAAAGGACCGCTTCGGAAGACTGGCCGTCTCCTGCGGAGGAAGAACGATCGCTGTTGAGGTGCTCATTGCTTCACCATCCCCTGCCCGGCCGCCGGCGCTGCGGGCGCGACGGTCTCTACATGGCTCGTGTTCAGCGTCTGATGGACGCGATAGTTCGAGTTTAAGTTCTTGATGTATTCGACGAGACTGATTAAACCGTCCTCACTGACCTGGCCTTGATAAGTAGGCATGATCGGCGAGTACCCCGCGACCTGATGCATGGTTGGATTCAGAATCGTGTCGCGCAGGAAGGCGTCATCCACGGTGACGACCGAGCCGTTTGCCATCTGCAACTTGCCGCCGTATACCTCAGCCAGGCTGGGACCGTGCGCGTCCGCGCTACCCGAATGGCAGGAGGCGCAGCCTAGGCTGGCAAAGAGGCGCTCCCCATTCTGCGCGAGCGAGGAGCCGCTGGTGGATCCGGCCGTCCACTTCTGATAATCGTCCGGCGTCATAGCGACGATTTCGCCGATCATCTGCGAGTGGAGTGTGCCGCAATATTGCGTGCAGAACAGATGATAGGTACCGGGCTTGGTGGCTTCGAACCATACGGTGGTATAGCGACCGGGGATCACTTCGCGCTTGACGCGGAATGCCGGTATAGAAAAGCTGTGGAAGACATCCTGCGAGATCATGGTGAGCTGCACTGCCTTGCCGGTGGGAACGTGCAGGGCGTTGATCTCGTGCTGGCCGCCGGGATGCTCGGCCTTCCACATCCATTGCTTGCCCACGATATAGATATTCATGGCGTTTGTGGGCGGGTTGTAGATACGGAAATAAAGCAGCGCGCCCCAGACAAACGCAATCAGGAAAAGACCCAGGGGAATAATGGTCCAAGTCGTCTCCAGCAGCGTGGAGCCTTCGATCTGGATGGCCTCCGGGTGTCTATCCTTGCGGTAAAGGATGGAGAAGGAAACCACCATCGCTATGACCACCATCGTTCCAAACACCGAGATGAGAAGCAGGTAAAGGAAGAACGCGTCGGAGTACGGAGCAATGCTCGACGCCTCGGGTGGAAACAGCGGCAAGCGGCTGAGGAATTTCTCGAGAAATTGCCAGAGTACTGGACTGATGTAATGCATCGTTAATTTTTATCCGTTCACGTTTTTCCAGTTTGGTACCGGCATGGCCTTTTCTGACTTTCGATCACGCCGGAACATCACGATCATGTACCCACCGAGGCAAAGCATCGTGATCATGCAACCCAACTGCACCACACGCGCGACAATCAGGCTGTGCCTGCTCAGAGTCGGGTCGTAGTGGTAGCAGTAGGTCATGATCGCATCGACCGGAGAGCCGATCCTGTGCTCTGACGCTTCCACCAGCCCGAGCCGCAAATCTTTCGGCGAATATTCAACGCCGAGGTAATACTGCGAAAGCTTTCCATCCGGGGTCACCAGTTCGATGGAACTGGCGTGCGCAAACTGCGTCAGCTTGCCATCCGGGCCGGGGACGCGAACATAACCGAAGCCGGTTGCATCGGCGAGCGCGTTGATCGCCGGTTGCTGCCCGGTGAGGAAGTGCCAGCCATTCGCCGTTTCCGGATGACCATAGCGCTTGATGTAGAACGCCTTCTTCTTCGCTGCAAGCTCCGGCGTCTCGCTCGGATCAATACTGGCGACAATAATGTCGAAATCCTTGCCCGGGCGGAACTTTACCATTTCAAGCGCGCCAACGAGGCCGTTCAGTTCCTCAGAACAGAGCATCGGGCAGTTGTAATAGACCAGCGACAGAATGGCCGGACGCCTCCCGAAGTAGTCGCCCATGCGGACGGCTTTTCCGGTTTCGTCAATAAACTGGCCGTCTAGCGGAATCTGCGTATTGAGCTTCTGCACGATGGTGGCCCTGGTCAGCACGGCAGGCAGGTGATCGCCTGCGGGATCTCCCATCTGCTTGTCGCCATAACTTGAAACCTGTGCCGAAGCAGCCGAGGTGGCGAACGCAAGTCCGGCCGCGAGCGCCAACGCGCCTTTTCCCGTTCTGCTTTCCCGAATTTTGCTCAGTATCTGCATTCTGCTTCTATGCTAATCCGCTTTTCAGGGCGATTCACGCCCGCCGCGCCGTACCTAATTATTGTTCGCTTTGCTCGATGCCTGCTCGCCCGGCTCGTGGGCAGCGCCTTCGCGTAGTTGCTGTTCATAGGCCGTGCGCGCAAACCCATCAGTCAAGGGGACTTGCACCGAGATGGCGCTGTCACCGGCCATCAATGGTTCCGACGCCTGAGGCTGTTGCTGCACCGGCAACCCACGTTGCGCAATTAACTCCATGGCGCGCTCGATCGGGATGCGCACCGTGCCCTTCGAGCGGTCGATCCAGCTGTAGTTATCGAGCAGAAGGTCCTCGCGGGCATGTAGATCAGCCGTATCCTGATTGCCGTCGTCACCCTGCAGGCGCGGCGTGGGAAAGGCCTGCGTCAGCTGATTCAGCTGTTGTTGTTCGAGCGCCGGGCTCGATTCCATCCGGTATGTCTTGCCCGCTTCGGCGCTTCCCTGATTCCATCTGTTCGGAGGGCCATCGCGTTTCACGAGGGCATTGTTAATGACCTTGCCCATACCGAAGCAGAAGACGAAGAACACCGCAACCGAAATAAAGAGGCCGATCAGGAAGACGATGATTCCATGGGCGCTTACGTCTGTAACTTCGTAGCCCTCCCGAACGGAAGCGGCTTTGTTATGCGACTCGTGCTCGTGGGGGTTAGGCGTGTGCATGTTCAGGCTCCAGAATCTCGGCCACGTGCGGATCGTTGGTGGCTACCAGCGGACGTGTAGTCAGTTGCCAGGAGTAGAAGGCCGTCCAGAAGGAAATCAGCGCTCCCGGCACGGCGATGTATTCAAGAATGCCGATGCTGAAGTGCAGGTTGCGCGCCGCATCCTTGAAGTTCGGTTCGATCAGCCACCACATATCCCAGCAGCGGGCGAAAATCATGATGCAGCAGACAACAGCCAGACGGCTCTTGATGCGCTTCAGATCGCGCGAGAGCAAAAGGGTAAAGGGCAGGAGCCAGTGGAAGACAAAATCGAGTGTGGCGATCACACCCCAGTCGCCGCGGATCCGATCCAGATACCAAGGAATCTCTTCCGGCGAGTTGCCCGACCAGATGATAAGGAACGCGGCAAAGGCAAGGTAGATATTCAGCATGGTGAAGGCGAGGCAGAGCTTGCCCAGATCGTGCTGCTCTGTAGTGCGCATAATGGTCTTGATCGGTTGCGCCTTGGACAAGCCGATCAGGGTCAGGATCACCAGCGCCAACACTCCGTAGGCCTGGCCTACGAGGAACTGCAAGCCGTAGACGGTGGAATACCATGTCACATCGAGTGACATGACGCAGTAAATGGCAATTGCGGTCAGGGTCAGGGAGTAGAGCACGACACCGAAGCCGCTGAGGTTTTCGAACTTAACTTGCCAATAGGGAACATTGGGCGCAGAGTCAGCATCCCGCTGCAACGACCATTTGTTGAGCAGGAAAGTGTAGAGCGCCCAGCTGGCAAAACAGAACAGCATCACAATCCAGAAGCTGGTTGGATTGAGCATGGGCTTTTTCCAGATGATGGCATGTGCCTGCTCTGCGTTGATCAGGTGATCCTTGAGGGCAGCTGCAGCATCGGGATACCGTGCCCACAGATACAACTGTTTGAGCGAGACGCCGAAGATTCCGACGGGCAGGAAATAGAGGAAGACCAGCGGCAACGTCCGTGTCATGGCCTCGAGGGGGCGCCGTATGAGCAAGCCCCACTTGCCGCCGGAGAGATACTGCGTCATCAGCAGCGCCATACCGCCGCAGCAAAAGCCGAAGCAGATCATGAAGCCCATCAGCCATGCGCGCAGGAAGTGGTTCCAGCCGTCTCCGGCAAGAAATCCGAGAATAATACCGAGGACAGAAAACACCGCACCCACTGCGAGCGCTCGCCTGCGCCAGCCATGAACAAAGGCCGGCGCCGAAAGGTCAGCGGGCAATGTTTTCTCGTGATAACTGTGTGCCATTCGTTCTGATCCTTATTGCTTAGGCTCGGGCGAAGTTGTTTCGCCTTTTTTCGCACCTGTCGCAGTTGCAGGCTGCGGCGTTAAAGTCGGCGTCTTCGGGTTCTCCGCTGGAGCACCAGCGACGTTGCCCACTGGTGGCAGCGCATTGACCTCGGTACCTGTAGCCATCGGCCACGGGCCGGCAAAACTCGCCGGAAGTCCCTGCTGCTCCGCGACATCGCTCAGGTTCTGGACATGCACACCCTGGGGCACATCAGACTCTTTCGCGTTCTGACTCAACTGCAACGCCCGGATATACGCCGCGACAGCCCAGCGATCCGCCGGCGTCAGTTGCGCGGAGTAGTCGGGCATTGCGCCGTAGCCGTTGCTCATCACAAAGAAGTAATGGCTCAGCGGCTGATTGAGGCGTTTGGAGTCATGATAATTTCCCGCCGGCTTGTATCCACGCTGCACGATCATGCCATCGCCGTTCCCCACGCGTGAATGGCAGGGCGTGCAGTAAATATTGAAACGCTCCTGCCCGCGCTCGAGGACCGTGAGCGTGGCGGGGAAGGGCATCGCATCCTGCTCTTTGCCGTTCACCAGACCTGTGTAGAAGTATTCATCTTCACGCAGTTGACCGCGAGCTACCGTGTGCTCCACCTGCGGACGTGCGGAGCGGCCATCGGTGAAGAAGTCGGTGCCGCGCTGCGGAATGAATTTCGGCTGATCATGCATGTCCTGGCGGCAGCCGGCAAGCAGCGAGATCGCTGCCAGCGCGCTCAGGGACAAACCCGTTACACCCCGTCGACGTCGACCTATCGCCGGGGACCCCGTTGTGCGGATTCGGATCATCGTCTTAATACTCCACCTCCACCACGGAGACCGGCTGCCAGCTTTCAAGAAATGCCCGTGATTCTGCAACATCGAACTTCGGATCGGTTGATTCCAGACAAAGGAAAAACTTGTCCGAGGTGGCGCCCCTGCGGAAGTTGGGTGCGTTGAACAGGGGGTGGTAGACCTGCGGCAGTCCGCATACGGCGAGCATGCCAAATGCGGCCGAAAGCCCGGAGAAGAGAATCGTCCATTCGTAGGCCGGGACGATAAAGGCCGGCCACGAATAATAGGGACGACCTGCAATGTTCAGCGGGTAAGCCCAGACCGAGATCCACGTCTCCAGGCTGAACATGGCGACTACACCGAGCAGTCCCCCGATCAGGCAGATCAGCGAAACGTTGTCGCGATGGAAGCCGATCGCCGCGGCCGCTTCTTCGACCGGGTATGGCGTATAGCAATCCATTCGGCGATAACCGGAGTCATAGGCAGCCTGCGCGGCCCGCACCAGGTCGCTGGGCGTGTCGAACTCGGCGAGCAATCCGTAGGTTCCTTCAATGATCGGCATTAGTCACCCGCCTCCGGCAGCGGTTCGTCTTTGGGGTGAATCTTTGCCTGCGGCAAAAGGATGCGTAGCTCAGACATGGGAATCATGGGAAGGAAGCGAATAAAGAGGAAGAACAGGAACGTGAACAGACCCAACGTTCCGATAAATGTTGCATAGTCCCAGCGCGTGGCATTGTATGTCCCCCAGGACGACGGCAGGTAGTCGCGTGTCAGACTGGTAACGATGATGACGAAGCGCTCAAACCACATGCCCGTATTCACGATGAAGGACATGATAAACATGAGCGCGACGTTCGTCCGGAACTTGCGGAGCCACATCAACTGCGGCAGCGCGATGTTGCAGGTGATGAGAACCCAGTAGGACCATCCCATCGGCCCGAACATGCGGTTCCACATCATGAAGTATTCCCAATGGCTGGCCGAGTACCACGCCATAAAGACTTCCATCCCATAGCCATAGGCCACGATTCCGCCGGTCACCAGCATGACCTTGCCCATGTTGTCGATATGGCGGATGGTGACGATGTCTTCAAGGTGGTAGAACTTGCGGATCGGAATTGCCAGCGTGAGGACCATGGCGAAGCCGGAGTAGACAGCGCCAGCCACGAAGTACGGCGGGAAGATGGTCGTATGCCACCCGGGCAGGAGCGCCACAGCAAAATCGAAGCTGATGACTGTATGCACCGAGAGCACGAGCGGCGTCGAGAGGCCGGAGAGCAGCAGCGAAGCCGTCTCATAGCGGACCCAGTGCCGGACTGACCCGCGCCAGCCGAGTGCGATAACGCCATAAAAGAACTGCCCGAACTTCGATTTTGCGTTATCGCGCAGGGTTGCCAAATCGGGAACCATGCCGATGTACCAGAAGACTACCG
This genomic window contains:
- a CDS encoding cytochrome c oxidase subunit I is translated as MSTSTAIVLPPQETASLPKRSFLNNEYGLKSWLLTLDHKRIAILYLFTTVFFFTIGGTAAALIRLNLLTPGGELVAADTYNKLFSIHGIIMVFFFLVPIAPAVLGNFCIPLMIGAKDVAFPRLNLLSWYLFVTGGCFELYAIICGGMDTGWTFTTPLSTHYVNTNVVGAALGIFVAGFSSILTGLNFIVTIHRLRAPGMTWFRMPLFIWSYYATSIIFVLATPVIAISLVLLVMERAIGIGVFDPTKGGDPLLFQHLFWFYSHPAVYVMILPGMGVISEVVACFSRKRVFGYTAVAFSSVAIAVFSFFVWAHHMFIMGISNYSALVFSLMTMLVAVPSAIKIFNWSATMYKGSITFDTPMLYTFSFIGLFTIGGLTGVMLASLGMDIHLTETYFIVAHFHYVMVGGMVSAFMAGLHFWWPKITGRMYPEALGRLAASVLFIGFNLTFFPQFIVGYLGMPRRYHSYPPEFQVLNVLSTAGASILAIGYVLPMLYLTWSLKYGKIAGSNPWRAPGLEWQVQSPPLTENFPETPVVDFEAYDFEWLANQTKNEVQTVG
- the coxB gene encoding cytochrome c oxidase subunit II; the encoded protein is MHYISPVLWQFLEKFLSRLPLFPPEASSIAPYSDAFFLYLLLISVFGTMVVIAMVVSFSILYRKDRHPEAIQIEGSTLLETTWTIIPLGLFLIAFVWGALLYFRIYNPPTNAMNIYIVGKQWMWKAEHPGGQHEINALHVPTGKAVQLTMISQDVFHSFSIPAFRVKREVIPGRYTTVWFEATKPGTYHLFCTQYCGTLHSQMIGEIVAMTPDDYQKWTAGSTSGSSLAQNGERLFASLGCASCHSGSADAHGPSLAEVYGGKLQMANGSVVTVDDAFLRDTILNPTMHQVAGYSPIMPTYQGQVSEDGLISLVEYIKNLNSNYRVHQTLNTSHVETVAPAAPAAGQGMVKQ
- a CDS encoding SCO family protein, coding for MQILSKIRESRTGKGALALAAGLAFATSAASAQVSSYGDKQMGDPAGDHLPAVLTRATIVQKLNTQIPLDGQFIDETGKAVRMGDYFGRRPAILSLVYYNCPMLCSEELNGLVGALEMVKFRPGKDFDIIVASIDPSETPELAAKKKAFYIKRYGHPETANGWHFLTGQQPAINALADATGFGYVRVPGPDGKLTQFAHASSIELVTPDGKLSQYYLGVEYSPKDLRLGLVEASEHRIGSPVDAIMTYCYHYDPTLSRHSLIVARVVQLGCMITMLCLGGYMIVMFRRDRKSEKAMPVPNWKNVNG
- a CDS encoding c-type cytochrome, with translation MIRIRTTGSPAIGRRRRGVTGLSLSALAAISLLAGCRQDMHDQPKFIPQRGTDFFTDGRSARPQVEHTVARGQLREDEYFYTGLVNGKEQDAMPFPATLTVLERGQERFNIYCTPCHSRVGNGDGMIVQRGYKPAGNYHDSKRLNQPLSHYFFVMSNGYGAMPDYSAQLTPADRWAVAAYIRALQLSQNAKESDVPQGVHVQNLSDVAEQQGLPASFAGPWPMATGTEVNALPPVGNVAGAPAENPKTPTLTPQPATATGAKKGETTSPEPKQ
- a CDS encoding DUF3341 domain-containing protein gives rise to the protein MPIIEGTYGLLAEFDTPSDLVRAAQAAYDSGYRRMDCYTPYPVEEAAAAIGFHRDNVSLICLIGGLLGVVAMFSLETWISVWAYPLNIAGRPYYSWPAFIVPAYEWTILFSGLSAAFGMLAVCGLPQVYHPLFNAPNFRRGATSDKFFLCLESTDPKFDVAESRAFLESWQPVSVVEVEY
- the nrfD gene encoding NrfD/PsrC family molybdoenzyme membrane anchor subunit, which translates into the protein MATKEPINDPMLDPITGELRVIAPGHTFKSVTEKLSGIVLTSHTPLGWWGGFLLAGGGVTLLTVAVTWLFLRGTGIWAITQPVAWGFAIINFVWWIGIGHAGTLISAILLLFKQSWRNSINRFAEAMTIFAVVCAGMFPLIHTGRPWLGYWLFPLPFTMDVWPQFRSPLLWDVFAVSTYATISVVFWYIGMVPDLATLRDNAKSKFGQFFYGVIALGWRGSVRHWVRYETASLLLSGLSTPLVLSVHTVISFDFAVALLPGWHTTIFPPYFVAGAVYSGFAMVLTLAIPIRKFYHLEDIVTIRHIDNMGKVMLVTGGIVAYGYGMEVFMAWYSASHWEYFMMWNRMFGPMGWSYWVLITCNIALPQLMWLRKFRTNVALMFIMSFIVNTGMWFERFVIIVTSLTRDYLPSSWGTYNATRWDYATFIGTLGLFTFLFFLFIRFLPMIPMSELRILLPQAKIHPKDEPLPEAGD